A DNA window from Christiangramia salexigens contains the following coding sequences:
- a CDS encoding L,D-transpeptidase, whose amino-acid sequence MKSSGRVLYLSLSVLMILLVSCNPTPKRTEASLIKPEISVRNPIVKKEPKIYRPEINYSQIELKSRKQIDSLLNSFSEEDKETILALNRVQANRIRPNNALIIPECTSANFIDYSPFPSHMEEIKCMPKAVLISRRVQAFALYEQGELVKWGPVSTGKNSTKTPAGLNYGNYKAKRKISTVDPSWVLPYYFNFMNFEGIGVHQYALPGYPASHGCVRLQMKDAKYIYDWASNWKLEQGDIEENGTPFMVFGEYDYNNDKPWLQLKNDMKANDLNQDEINTIKTYVNRYQNDPKNFGDKEAEAIGQLASK is encoded by the coding sequence ATGAAAAGCTCAGGAAGAGTACTTTATTTATCACTTTCAGTTTTAATGATTCTGTTGGTATCATGTAATCCAACACCAAAGAGAACAGAAGCATCTTTGATTAAGCCTGAAATAAGTGTGCGCAATCCAATAGTTAAGAAAGAGCCGAAAATTTACAGACCGGAGATAAATTACTCTCAAATTGAATTAAAAAGCCGGAAACAAATAGATAGTCTATTAAACTCTTTTTCCGAAGAAGATAAAGAAACAATTCTGGCGCTTAACAGGGTGCAGGCGAATAGGATTAGACCAAATAATGCGTTGATTATTCCTGAATGTACTTCTGCTAATTTTATAGATTATAGTCCTTTTCCATCTCATATGGAGGAAATTAAATGTATGCCTAAAGCAGTATTGATTTCAAGAAGAGTTCAGGCTTTTGCATTATATGAGCAAGGAGAGTTAGTTAAGTGGGGACCTGTAAGTACTGGTAAAAACTCTACCAAAACTCCCGCAGGTCTTAATTATGGTAATTACAAAGCGAAAAGAAAAATAAGTACAGTAGATCCATCCTGGGTTTTACCGTATTATTTCAATTTTATGAATTTTGAAGGTATTGGGGTGCATCAATATGCCCTTCCAGGATATCCTGCCAGTCATGGTTGTGTAAGACTTCAAATGAAAGATGCCAAGTATATCTATGATTGGGCTAGTAACTGGAAGTTAGAACAGGGAGATATTGAGGAAAACGGTACTCCATTTATGGTCTTTGGTGAATATGATTATAATAATGATAAGCCCTGGCTGCAGCTTAAAAATGATATGAAAGCCAATGATCTAAATCAGGATGAGATCAATACAATTAAGACTTATGTAAACCGTTATCAAAATGATCCCAAAAACTTCGGGGATAAAGAAGCAGAAGCTATAGGACAATTAGCATCTAAATAA
- a CDS encoding DUF6428 family protein produces the protein MKLSTFINHLSGLEKIAFELPDGQLVPEHFHVTEVGKISKQFIDCGGTLRNEEKISFQLWEENDYNHRLHPEKLIKIIELAKSKLQLGDHEIEVEYQGESINKYELGFDGKIFQLISTTTTCLAKDNCGIPASKPKVKLSDLQNASCAPGSGCC, from the coding sequence ATGAAACTATCAACTTTTATCAACCACTTATCAGGTTTAGAAAAGATTGCTTTTGAATTGCCGGACGGGCAACTGGTACCTGAACATTTTCACGTTACCGAAGTTGGAAAAATAAGCAAACAATTTATAGATTGTGGCGGAACACTAAGAAATGAAGAAAAGATCTCATTTCAGTTATGGGAAGAAAATGACTATAACCATCGCCTGCATCCGGAAAAACTTATCAAGATCATTGAGCTTGCAAAATCGAAACTCCAGCTTGGTGATCACGAAATCGAAGTAGAATATCAGGGAGAAAGTATTAACAAATATGAACTTGGTTTTGATGGAAAGATTTTTCAATTGATTAGTACAACCACTACATGTTTGGCAAAAGACAATTGTGGAATACCGGCTTCAAAACCAAAAGTTAAACTATCAGATCTACAAAATGCAAGTTGTGCTCCGGGTTCTGGTTGCTGTTAA
- a CDS encoding SanA/YdcF family protein — translation MLKRLKKIILFFVIGLVLIIFLVLGVEAIFKRETADLIYRETSTLPEANTVIILGASVHADGKLSPILKDRVDTAIRLFEAGKVKNFLVTGDHRSDDYNEVAAMVNYLEKKGIADSLITADHAGLDTYDSMYRAGKLFGVDNAVVVTQAFHLPRTLYIASKLNLDYTGFTADQRAYTTEYRLKQREKLANFKALWEVLLKKKPTTLKLRVH, via the coding sequence GTGCTGAAAAGGCTAAAAAAAATCATCCTGTTCTTCGTTATCGGCCTGGTTCTCATCATATTTCTCGTTCTGGGCGTTGAAGCTATTTTTAAACGGGAAACTGCAGATCTTATTTACAGGGAGACTTCTACTCTACCCGAAGCTAATACAGTTATCATTCTGGGAGCGAGTGTCCATGCCGATGGGAAACTTTCACCCATACTTAAGGACAGAGTGGATACGGCAATAAGATTATTTGAGGCCGGGAAAGTCAAAAATTTTCTGGTTACCGGAGATCACCGCAGTGATGATTATAATGAAGTTGCCGCAATGGTTAATTATCTTGAGAAAAAAGGAATAGCAGACAGTCTTATAACTGCAGATCATGCAGGTTTAGATACCTATGATAGCATGTACAGAGCAGGAAAGCTCTTTGGTGTGGATAATGCCGTAGTGGTTACTCAGGCTTTTCATTTACCGAGAACCTTGTATATCGCCTCCAAATTGAACCTGGATTATACAGGATTTACCGCAGATCAACGTGCATACACTACAGAGTATCGCCTAAAGCAACGCGAGAAACTTGCTAATTTTAAAGCACTTTGGGAGGTTCTTCTTAAAAAAAAGCCTACTACCCTGAAATTGAGAGTGCACTAG
- a CDS encoding protein-tyrosine-phosphatase, with translation MIRTNIHPPLYKKIGSLKLIEIPEVRKKILKPFIDYLKSKNTSEEVANLNFICTHNSRRSQLAQIWAKALSEVYGIKIKAYSGGTEVTAFHKNAIMALKRAGFNITEESGENPIYKISYASNSEPIEAYSKLYDAKENPNERFAAMMTCSHADENCPHIAGAESRIALDYNDPKLFDGTSQESTKYDERSDQIASEFIYVFENVK, from the coding sequence ATGATTAGAACAAATATTCATCCACCTCTATATAAGAAGATCGGCAGCTTAAAGCTCATAGAGATTCCGGAGGTCAGAAAAAAAATTCTGAAGCCTTTCATTGATTACCTGAAGTCAAAAAATACTTCAGAGGAAGTGGCAAATCTTAATTTTATATGTACTCACAATTCCAGACGTAGCCAGTTAGCTCAGATCTGGGCTAAGGCCTTATCAGAAGTTTATGGGATTAAAATCAAAGCTTATTCGGGGGGTACTGAAGTGACTGCATTTCATAAAAATGCGATCATGGCCCTGAAAAGAGCTGGGTTTAACATCACCGAAGAAAGCGGTGAAAATCCAATATATAAGATTAGTTATGCCAGTAACTCAGAGCCAATTGAAGCTTACTCAAAACTCTATGACGCAAAAGAGAATCCTAATGAGCGGTTCGCCGCAATGATGACCTGTTCTCATGCCGATGAAAACTGTCCTCACATAGCCGGGGCGGAATCCCGTATTGCCCTTGATTATAATGACCCAAAGTTATTTGACGGGACTTCACAGGAAAGTACGAAGTATGACGAAAGAAGCGATCAGATCGCGAGTGAATTTATTTATGTTTTTGAAAATGTAAAGTAG
- a CDS encoding phage holin family protein translates to MLQWIIHVIIDAVVLLIAAKLLTKVELKGFRSAIIVAIIIGVLSFLLSWLLNSILNIITLGIFYFLGLGFITRIIAFAIIIEITDKLSSDFKTHGFKNSILLAVILAIAAAIVDLIIF, encoded by the coding sequence ATGCTTCAATGGATAATTCATGTAATTATTGATGCTGTTGTTTTACTGATAGCGGCTAAATTGCTTACCAAAGTAGAACTCAAAGGATTTAGATCTGCGATCATAGTAGCAATTATAATCGGAGTTCTGAGTTTTCTTCTTAGCTGGCTTTTAAACTCGATTTTAAACATAATCACCTTAGGAATCTTTTACTTCTTAGGTCTGGGATTTATCACAAGGATCATTGCTTTTGCCATTATTATTGAGATCACAGACAAATTAAGTTCAGATTTCAAAACCCATGGATTTAAAAACTCTATTCTTCTTGCAGTTATTTTAGCTATTGCTGCCGCCATTGTAGACCTTATAATATTTTAA
- a CDS encoding HAD family hydrolase — MIKLIVTDMDGTLLDDNHQLHPEFWEIEEQLTNKGILFSIASGRQFYNLEAKFDRIKDRTMFFAENGTYVSHKGKELYVNPIEKEAALGFIEMGRKLENTFLVLCGKNSAYIETEDQKFLNEVSKFYERLKVVDDLTKVEDTYLKVTFCNFNGVEEHTYPHFVDYTDRYKVAIAANIFIDITALDANKGNAIKGVQQELNITPEETLVFGDYLNDLEMMKVAKHSYAMKNAHPEILEVSNFVTSYNNNENGVLRTIRELGLL; from the coding sequence ATGATCAAGCTTATAGTTACAGATATGGATGGGACTCTTCTGGATGATAATCACCAGCTTCATCCGGAATTTTGGGAGATTGAAGAACAGCTTACTAATAAGGGAATTCTATTTTCCATTGCAAGTGGCCGACAGTTTTACAACCTCGAGGCTAAGTTTGATCGTATTAAAGACCGAACTATGTTCTTTGCCGAAAATGGAACCTACGTTTCCCATAAAGGCAAAGAATTATACGTTAATCCTATTGAAAAAGAGGCTGCTCTTGGCTTTATTGAAATGGGTAGAAAACTTGAAAACACCTTTCTGGTTCTGTGCGGAAAAAATTCAGCTTATATTGAAACTGAAGATCAAAAGTTCCTGAACGAGGTTTCCAAATTTTATGAAAGACTCAAAGTAGTCGATGATCTCACCAAGGTAGAGGATACTTACTTAAAAGTTACTTTTTGCAATTTTAATGGTGTTGAAGAGCATACTTACCCCCACTTTGTGGATTATACCGACCGATATAAAGTTGCGATCGCCGCAAATATCTTTATAGACATTACAGCTTTAGACGCCAATAAAGGAAATGCTATTAAAGGCGTGCAGCAGGAACTCAATATTACACCCGAAGAAACACTGGTTTTTGGAGATTATCTAAATGACCTGGAAATGATGAAAGTTGCAAAACATAGCTATGCCATGAAGAATGCACATCCTGAAATACTTGAGGTTAGCAATTTTGTGACCAGCTATAACAATAATGAGAACGGAGTGCTAAGGACTATCCGCGAATTGGGTTTACTTTAA
- a CDS encoding NAD(P)H-dependent oxidoreductase has product MSNIKALNWRYATKKFDSAKVLHEDKIEVLKQAFNLTATSYGLQPLKLVVINNKKLQRDLRAFSFDQQQVETASHVLVLCIEKKVDEDFINNYFKRVKHLRETPEEVLKPFQEFLVEDFKTKAEEEIQTWAINQAYLALGTLLTVCATEEIDACPMEGFEPDKYDQLLNLGDKNLKSVLVLPIGYRAEDDMFSSLKKVRRPLDEVIIDID; this is encoded by the coding sequence ATGAGTAATATAAAAGCATTAAACTGGCGTTATGCCACAAAAAAATTTGACTCTGCAAAAGTTCTGCACGAAGATAAAATCGAGGTTCTAAAACAGGCCTTTAATCTTACTGCTACCTCCTATGGATTGCAACCTCTAAAATTGGTGGTAATCAATAATAAAAAGCTTCAAAGGGATCTAAGAGCTTTTTCATTTGATCAGCAGCAGGTAGAAACAGCTTCGCATGTTCTGGTACTTTGTATTGAGAAAAAAGTGGATGAAGATTTCATCAATAACTACTTTAAGCGAGTTAAGCATTTACGGGAAACTCCGGAAGAAGTACTTAAGCCATTTCAGGAATTTCTGGTAGAAGATTTCAAGACCAAAGCTGAAGAAGAGATCCAAACCTGGGCCATCAATCAGGCTTATCTTGCCCTTGGAACCTTGCTTACCGTTTGTGCTACCGAAGAAATAGATGCCTGTCCCATGGAAGGTTTTGAGCCTGATAAATATGACCAGTTGCTAAACCTTGGGGATAAGAATCTAAAATCTGTATTAGTACTTCCTATTGGATACAGAGCAGAAGATGATATGTTCTCTTCCTTGAAAAAGGTGAGAAGACCTCTGGATGAGGTGATCATCGATATAGATTAA
- a CDS encoding ArsR/SmtB family transcription factor codes for MGITKSDLFTKEQNEIARLAKAFAHPARIAILQRVLNAKTCINSDLVQELGLAQATISQHLKELKSAGLIQGNIEGVSMSYCIDPEQWLKVQNLFNGIFNELEAPTASKRC; via the coding sequence ATGGGGATTACTAAATCTGATCTGTTTACCAAAGAACAGAATGAAATAGCAAGATTGGCAAAAGCCTTTGCGCATCCGGCCAGAATTGCAATTCTGCAAAGAGTTTTGAACGCAAAAACCTGTATAAACAGTGATCTGGTTCAGGAATTAGGTCTGGCACAGGCAACTATTAGTCAGCACTTAAAGGAATTAAAGAGCGCTGGCTTAATTCAAGGCAATATTGAAGGCGTTTCTATGAGCTATTGTATAGATCCTGAACAATGGCTAAAAGTGCAAAATCTGTTTAATGGGATTTTTAACGAACTGGAGGCTCCTACCGCTAGTAAACGCTGTTAA